One Nocardia iowensis DNA window includes the following coding sequences:
- the pgm gene encoding phosphoglucomutase (alpha-D-glucose-1,6-bisphosphate-dependent), whose amino-acid sequence MAHDRAGRVARPTDLEDIAHLVTAYYSRIPDPTDPAQQVVFGTSGHRGSSLDTAFNEAHILAITQAIVEYRATRGITGPVYLARDTHALSEPAMVTALEVLAANDVTAMIDARDRYTPTPALSHAVLRHNRGGTKNQADGIVITPSHNPPRDGGFKYNPPHGGPADNTATDAIAARANELLRTGLAGVKRTTLQHALETNVQRYDYLDHYIADLPNVLNLDAIRGAGIRLGADPMGGASVDYWEEIGQRYDLELEVVNPFVDPTWRFMTLDSDGKIRMDPSSRYAMASLIAIKDDYDLSTGNDADADRHGIVTPDGGLMNPNHFLAVAIEYLVANRMGWDALTKIGKTVVTSSMIDRVVSVLGRDVHEVPVGFKFFVPGLFSGSLAFGGEESAGASFLRMDGTVWTTDKDGILLALLAAEIAAVTGQSPSARYVELERRYGSPAYARIDAAATTEQKALLAKLTPDMITTKEIAGEPITSVLTRAKGNGAPLGGLKVTTENAWFAARPSGTEDKYKIYAESFHGPEHLAQVQAAAEEVVGQALAGE is encoded by the coding sequence ATGGCCCATGATCGAGCCGGGCGTGTCGCGCGTCCCACCGACCTGGAAGACATCGCACATCTGGTTACGGCCTATTACAGCCGTATCCCGGATCCGACGGATCCGGCACAGCAGGTGGTTTTCGGTACGTCGGGACATCGCGGCTCCAGCCTGGACACCGCGTTCAACGAGGCGCACATCCTCGCGATCACGCAAGCGATCGTGGAATACCGTGCGACTCGCGGGATTACCGGACCGGTGTATCTGGCCAGGGACACCCACGCGTTGTCCGAACCGGCCATGGTCACCGCGCTGGAGGTGCTCGCCGCCAACGACGTGACCGCGATGATCGACGCCCGCGACCGATACACCCCGACGCCCGCCCTGAGTCATGCTGTGCTGCGCCACAATCGGGGCGGCACCAAGAATCAGGCCGACGGCATCGTGATCACCCCGTCGCACAATCCGCCACGCGACGGCGGCTTCAAATACAACCCGCCGCACGGCGGTCCGGCCGACAACACCGCCACCGACGCCATCGCCGCCCGTGCCAACGAACTGCTGCGCACCGGCCTCGCCGGCGTCAAGCGCACCACGTTGCAGCACGCGCTGGAGACCAACGTCCAGCGCTACGACTATCTCGACCACTACATCGCCGATCTGCCGAATGTGTTGAACCTGGACGCGATTCGCGGCGCGGGCATCCGGCTCGGCGCCGACCCGATGGGCGGGGCGAGCGTCGACTACTGGGAAGAGATCGGGCAGCGCTACGACCTCGAGCTCGAAGTTGTCAATCCGTTCGTCGACCCGACCTGGCGATTCATGACGCTGGACAGCGACGGCAAGATCCGGATGGACCCGTCATCGCGCTACGCGATGGCCTCGCTGATCGCCATCAAAGACGACTACGACCTATCCACCGGCAACGACGCCGACGCGGACCGGCACGGCATCGTCACCCCCGACGGTGGGCTGATGAACCCGAACCACTTCCTCGCGGTGGCCATCGAATACCTGGTCGCGAACCGGATGGGCTGGGACGCGCTCACCAAGATCGGCAAGACGGTGGTCACCTCGTCGATGATCGATCGGGTGGTCAGCGTGCTCGGCCGCGATGTGCACGAAGTGCCCGTCGGCTTCAAGTTCTTCGTGCCCGGATTGTTCAGTGGCAGCCTCGCTTTCGGCGGTGAGGAAAGCGCGGGCGCATCGTTCCTGCGGATGGACGGCACGGTGTGGACCACGGACAAGGACGGCATCCTGCTCGCACTGCTCGCCGCCGAGATCGCCGCGGTCACCGGGCAGAGCCCGTCCGCGCGCTATGTCGAACTGGAACGCCGTTACGGCAGTCCCGCCTATGCGCGGATCGACGCGGCCGCGACGACGGAACAGAAAGCACTATTGGCGAAGTTGACTCCGGACATGATCACCACCAAGGAGATCGCCGGTGAGCCCATCACGTCCGTGCTCACCAGGGCGAAGGGCAATGGCGCGCCGCTCGGCGGGCTCAAGGTGACCACGGAGAACGCGTGGTTCGCCGCCCGCCCCTCCGGCACCGAGGACAAATACAAGATCTACGCGGAGTCGTTCCACGGTCCCGAACACCTGGCTCAGGTGCAGGCGGCCGCGGAGGAAGTGGTGGGACAGGCGCTAGCCGGTGAGTAG
- a CDS encoding fluoride efflux transporter FluC, with translation MTVLLVVLGGMLGAPARYLVDRAVAARFDSLLPLGTLTVNIVGSALLGGLIGAGAGNWLLAAAGTGFCGALTTFSTFGYETIRLVTDGAYAYAVGNIVISVAAGLTAVFAAASTTQWLWT, from the coding sequence ATGACAGTGTTGCTCGTGGTGCTCGGCGGAATGCTCGGCGCGCCAGCGCGCTACCTGGTAGACCGTGCCGTAGCAGCGCGTTTCGATTCTCTGCTGCCGCTGGGCACGCTGACCGTTAACATTGTCGGTTCGGCGCTGCTCGGTGGATTGATCGGCGCGGGTGCGGGCAACTGGCTGCTGGCCGCTGCCGGTACGGGTTTTTGCGGCGCGCTGACCACCTTCAGCACGTTCGGTTACGAAACGATCCGGCTGGTGACGGACGGCGCTTACGCCTACGCCGTCGGCAACATCGTGATCAGTGTCGCGGCCGGCCTGACCGCGGTTTTCGCCGCCGCGTCGACGACGCAGTGGTTGTGGACATGA
- a CDS encoding DUF190 domain-containing protein codes for MIERSGAGQWQPAARLTVLLDEDDKWRHTPLYHEIVRRARDTGLAGASVWRGIEGYGASSRIHTTRILDLADHLPLVLMLVDETDRLRAFVEQNAELFTSINVALSPLELWQGAAR; via the coding sequence GTGATCGAGCGAAGTGGAGCGGGACAGTGGCAACCGGCGGCCCGGCTGACGGTGCTGCTCGACGAGGACGACAAATGGCGGCACACGCCGCTGTATCACGAGATCGTCCGGCGCGCCCGCGACACCGGCTTGGCCGGGGCAAGCGTGTGGCGCGGCATCGAAGGCTACGGCGCGTCCTCCCGCATCCACACCACTCGCATCCTGGACCTGGCCGACCACCTGCCGCTGGTGCTGATGCTGGTCGACGAGACCGACCGGTTGCGCGCGTTCGTCGAGCAGAACGCCGAGCTGTTCACCAGCATCAATGTCGCCCTCTCACCACTCGAGCTGTGGCAGGGAGCCGCCCGATGA
- the crcB gene encoding fluoride efflux transporter CrcB, whose amino-acid sequence MAFGSRGQQAGRTPYVEPTVLVVISLGGGIGALARYAFGVWWPAGPDQVPWSTLAVNVMGCFAIGMLMVLITEVWVAHRLLRPFLGIGVLGGFTTFSTYGLEVRRLLESGAAVQALGYLGGTVVASLGAVVLAMGMTRWTTGMARRSTATARRKGARQ is encoded by the coding sequence GTGGCGTTCGGCTCGAGAGGTCAGCAAGCGGGGCGTACCCCGTACGTCGAACCGACGGTGCTCGTGGTGATCTCGCTCGGCGGCGGCATCGGCGCGCTGGCCCGCTACGCCTTCGGCGTGTGGTGGCCCGCCGGGCCGGACCAGGTCCCCTGGTCGACGCTCGCGGTAAATGTCATGGGATGCTTTGCCATCGGGATGCTGATGGTTCTGATCACCGAGGTATGGGTAGCCCACAGACTGCTGCGTCCCTTTCTCGGTATCGGAGTGCTCGGCGGCTTCACCACTTTTTCCACCTACGGTCTCGAGGTTCGTAGACTGCTCGAATCGGGTGCCGCGGTTCAGGCGCTCGGCTATCTAGGGGGAACGGTGGTGGCGTCGCTGGGAGCCGTCGTGCTCGCCATGGGCATGACACGGTGGACAACTGGAATGGCTCGGCGGTCAACGGCAACGGCACGACGGAAGGGGGCCAGGCAGTGA
- a CDS encoding lipase family protein, with amino-acid sequence MAAQRAQPNAHPETAEPRRPEHQQTSGRRQLTVSRAIRRLSIVALAAATAGLGHLTPAAADPIYPVPDSDGFYAAPPDVANFQPGDVMRSRPVPAAGFPGATAWQLLYRSTNSADEPIGAMTTLLLPPGGGMNRPLVSYQPFVNSLGLQCAPSHSIFNGTMQEAPALNLLLARGWAVAVPDHLGPTSAYGAARLGGRLTLDGIRAVKRFAPADLAGSPVGMAGYSGGGMATGFAAALAPEYAPELPIVGAAQGGVPMNIGKLAQDVGLQRTPLFGLGFAAAVGLEREYPSELQMDRILNPAGFALRDQVANACTNEIINAGANKSFSDVFYGDMEADPTVVRILHENSIEIYPGVPRTPIYEWHGAADQVSPQLVRDVAGRYCAEGVRVQLDMIAGADHGTAIAPGSVNAFNYLGDRFAGIPAPSNC; translated from the coding sequence ATGGCGGCACAACGGGCACAACCGAATGCGCACCCGGAGACGGCGGAACCGCGCCGACCGGAGCATCAGCAAACCTCCGGCAGACGGCAATTGACCGTCAGCCGGGCTATCCGCCGGCTCTCGATCGTGGCGCTCGCGGCGGCCACGGCCGGGCTCGGCCACCTGACTCCAGCGGCGGCCGACCCCATCTATCCGGTCCCCGACAGCGACGGGTTCTACGCCGCGCCACCGGATGTCGCGAACTTCCAGCCGGGCGACGTGATGCGCAGCAGGCCGGTGCCCGCCGCGGGCTTCCCCGGCGCGACCGCGTGGCAATTGCTGTACCGGTCGACCAATTCGGCCGATGAACCGATCGGGGCGATGACCACGCTGCTGCTTCCGCCGGGCGGTGGCATGAACCGTCCGCTCGTGTCGTATCAGCCGTTCGTCAATTCGCTCGGCCTCCAGTGCGCACCGTCGCACAGCATCTTCAACGGCACCATGCAGGAAGCGCCCGCGCTGAACCTGCTGCTGGCCAGGGGCTGGGCGGTGGCGGTGCCGGATCATCTCGGTCCGACCAGCGCCTATGGCGCCGCGCGCCTCGGCGGCAGGCTGACCCTCGACGGCATTCGCGCCGTAAAGCGGTTCGCCCCAGCCGATCTCGCGGGTAGCCCGGTCGGCATGGCGGGTTACTCGGGTGGCGGCATGGCGACCGGATTCGCCGCGGCGCTCGCGCCGGAGTACGCGCCGGAGTTGCCGATCGTCGGCGCGGCGCAGGGCGGTGTCCCGATGAACATCGGCAAGCTGGCCCAGGATGTCGGGTTGCAACGGACCCCGCTGTTCGGCCTCGGCTTCGCGGCCGCCGTCGGGCTCGAGCGGGAGTACCCGTCCGAACTGCAGATGGACCGGATCCTGAACCCGGCCGGGTTCGCGCTGCGCGACCAGGTCGCCAACGCGTGCACCAACGAGATCATCAACGCGGGTGCGAACAAGAGCTTCAGCGATGTCTTCTACGGCGATATGGAGGCCGATCCCACGGTGGTCCGCATCCTGCACGAGAACAGCATCGAGATCTACCCGGGCGTGCCGCGTACCCCGATCTACGAATGGCACGGCGCCGCCGACCAGGTCTCGCCGCAGCTGGTGCGCGATGTCGCGGGCCGGTACTGCGCCGAGGGCGTCCGGGTGCAGCTGGACATGATCGCCGGCGCCGACCACGGCACCGCGATCGCACCGGGCTCGGTCAACGCGTTCAACTATCTGGGCGACCGCTTCGCGGGCATCCCGGCACCGAGCAACTGCTGA
- a CDS encoding MFS transporter, with the protein MTTTFDRGAPAPDKTDQGRRGSHALRWWVLAILGVAQLMVVLDATVVNIALPAAQRDLGFSDGDRQWVVTGYALAFGSLLLLGGRLSDLFGRRNTFIIGLIGFAGASAVGGAATSFEMLVAARVGQGIFGALLAPAALSLLTVTFTEPGERAKAFGIFGAVAGAGGAIGLLLGGMLTEWANWRWVMFVNLAFAAVALVGAVLLLAKHVVAERPKLDIPGTVVVTAALFGIVYGFSHAESTSWTNPVTLAFLIGGAVLLAVFVWLETKVANPLLPLRIVLDRTRGGSFLTVFIMGIGMFAIFLFLTYYMQLSMGYSPIKTGLAFLPMVAAMVVSSTMVPSLVLPKVGPKIVMAGGFLIAAGGMAWLTQIGLDTGYSSHILPALILLGLGLGGAMSTAFQGATSGVHHEDAGVASAMINTSQQVGGSIGTALLSTIAASAATDYLSTRTPDPLTVAQSAVESYTTSFWWATAIFVAGAVITAVLMPNTVPEPSEGEPVLAH; encoded by the coding sequence ATGACTACCACGTTCGACCGTGGGGCACCCGCCCCCGATAAAACGGATCAGGGCCGTCGCGGCTCGCACGCCCTGCGCTGGTGGGTGCTGGCCATTCTCGGCGTGGCACAGCTCATGGTCGTGCTGGATGCGACCGTCGTGAATATCGCCCTCCCGGCTGCTCAGCGGGATCTGGGGTTCAGTGACGGCGATCGCCAGTGGGTAGTCACCGGTTACGCGCTCGCGTTCGGCAGCCTGCTGCTGCTCGGCGGTCGGCTCAGTGACCTCTTCGGCCGTCGCAATACCTTCATCATCGGCCTGATCGGTTTCGCCGGTGCCTCCGCGGTCGGCGGCGCGGCAACCAGCTTCGAGATGCTGGTGGCGGCACGCGTCGGCCAGGGCATCTTCGGCGCGCTGCTGGCTCCGGCCGCCTTGTCACTGCTCACCGTCACCTTCACCGAACCGGGAGAGCGGGCCAAGGCCTTCGGCATCTTCGGTGCGGTCGCCGGTGCGGGCGGTGCGATCGGCCTGTTGCTCGGCGGCATGCTCACCGAATGGGCGAACTGGCGCTGGGTGATGTTCGTCAACCTGGCTTTCGCCGCCGTCGCGCTGGTCGGCGCGGTGCTGCTGCTGGCCAAGCATGTGGTTGCCGAGCGGCCAAAGCTCGATATCCCCGGCACCGTGGTGGTGACCGCGGCGCTGTTCGGCATCGTGTACGGCTTCTCGCATGCCGAGTCGACCAGCTGGACCAACCCGGTCACGCTGGCCTTCCTCATCGGCGGCGCGGTGCTGCTCGCGGTGTTCGTGTGGCTGGAGACCAAGGTCGCCAATCCCTTGCTGCCGCTGCGCATCGTGCTGGACCGCACCCGTGGCGGATCGTTCCTGACCGTCTTCATCATGGGCATCGGGATGTTCGCGATCTTCCTGTTCCTCACCTACTACATGCAGCTGAGCATGGGCTACTCGCCGATCAAGACCGGCTTGGCGTTCCTGCCGATGGTGGCGGCCATGGTCGTCTCGTCCACCATGGTTCCCTCGCTGGTGCTGCCCAAGGTCGGCCCGAAGATCGTGATGGCCGGCGGGTTCCTGATCGCCGCGGGCGGCATGGCCTGGCTGACCCAGATCGGTCTCGACACCGGTTACTCCTCGCACATCCTGCCCGCGCTGATCCTGCTCGGTCTCGGTCTCGGTGGTGCGATGTCGACCGCGTTCCAGGGCGCGACCTCCGGCGTGCATCACGAGGACGCCGGTGTGGCGTCGGCGATGATCAACACCAGCCAGCAGGTCGGTGGCTCGATCGGTACCGCGCTGCTCAGCACTATCGCCGCCTCGGCCGCGACCGACTACCTGTCGACCCGCACGCCGGACCCGTTGACCGTGGCGCAGTCCGCGGTCGAGAGCTACACCACCAGCTTCTGGTGGGCCACCGCGATCTTCGTGGCCGGTGCGGTGATCACCGCGGTGCTCATGCCCAATACGGTTCCGGAGCCTTCGGAGGGTGAGCCGGTGCTCGCGCACTGA
- a CDS encoding TetR/AcrR family transcriptional regulator: MNHATALSPPRRLRADAARNQQRIIAAARELFADHGLEITLDDVAERAGVGVGTVYRRFANKKELITEVFEQNLGDFAEAADAAYRHADPWFGLVEFFEYACRHMAVNRGFSEVMLELEDDIDRFVVVRDRIKPTVLAIVDRARNAGALAPGVEPSDFFALIHMVDGMAEFARPVNPDVWQRYMAIVLNGVRADGIPRQHLPVPPLTDDEVEQAKGACSGRRR; the protein is encoded by the coding sequence GTGAATCACGCCACGGCACTTTCTCCACCCCGGCGCCTGCGTGCCGATGCCGCGCGGAACCAGCAGCGGATCATCGCCGCGGCGCGCGAACTCTTCGCCGACCACGGACTCGAGATCACCCTCGATGACGTCGCCGAACGCGCCGGTGTCGGCGTCGGTACCGTCTACCGCCGGTTCGCGAACAAGAAGGAACTGATCACCGAGGTCTTCGAACAGAATCTCGGAGACTTCGCCGAGGCGGCCGACGCCGCCTACCGGCATGCCGATCCATGGTTCGGACTCGTCGAGTTCTTCGAGTACGCGTGCAGACACATGGCAGTGAACCGTGGTTTCAGCGAGGTGATGCTGGAACTCGAGGACGATATCGACCGGTTCGTGGTTGTCCGCGACCGGATCAAGCCCACCGTCCTCGCCATCGTGGACCGCGCGCGGAACGCGGGCGCCCTCGCGCCCGGCGTCGAGCCCTCCGACTTCTTCGCGCTGATCCACATGGTCGACGGCATGGCGGAATTCGCCCGGCCGGTCAATCCCGATGTCTGGCAGCGCTACATGGCAATCGTGCTCAATGGCGTACGCGCCGACGGCATCCCGCGTCAGCACCTGCCGGTGCCGCCGCTGACCGATGACGAGGTAGAACAGGCCAAGGGCGCGTGCTCGGGACGCCGAAGGTAA
- a CDS encoding D-arabinono-1,4-lactone oxidase, with amino-acid sequence MTNSWVNWAGDQHCAPASIATPRTVDEVAEVLGRAGDAGQIVRVAGAGHSFTDTVLTDGVLLDLANLNRVLDVDADTGRVRVEAGITLNAASNALHEHGLAFPNLGDIDVQTVAGATATATHGTGAALQNLSAALHSIELMLADGSRLELNAETDPEGWRAARVSVGALGVITAATLQLVPSFVLEGVERPVPVDDILADLDSYIDSNQHFEFYMFAHSPLAMTKRNNPVQLLEQPRGKAVDWFADILMSNYTFDALCKLGRWQPRLVPWIHRGAAYAGSYRRQVDRSYRVFASPRLLRFTEMEYAIPREHSAAAIREIKELSTRFDTPMPIEVRWVAPDDAFLSPATGRDTCYIAVHQYRGMAYEPYFRACEAVFDKYDGRPHWGKRHFQTADTLRRRYPDWDRFAEVRRRFDPKGRFSNAYLNRVLGPVD; translated from the coding sequence ATGACCAACTCGTGGGTGAACTGGGCTGGCGATCAACACTGCGCGCCGGCGAGCATCGCCACCCCGCGCACCGTAGATGAGGTCGCCGAGGTTCTCGGCCGGGCCGGCGATGCCGGACAGATCGTGCGCGTCGCGGGTGCCGGACACTCGTTCACCGACACCGTCCTGACCGACGGCGTGCTGCTCGACCTGGCCAACCTCAATCGCGTCCTCGACGTCGACGCCGACACCGGCCGGGTCCGAGTCGAGGCGGGCATCACCCTCAACGCCGCGAGCAACGCGCTGCACGAGCACGGCCTCGCCTTCCCCAACCTCGGCGATATCGACGTGCAGACCGTCGCGGGCGCCACCGCCACCGCGACCCACGGCACCGGGGCCGCCCTGCAAAACCTCTCCGCCGCACTGCATTCCATCGAACTGATGCTCGCCGACGGCAGCCGGCTCGAGCTGAACGCGGAGACCGATCCCGAGGGCTGGCGCGCGGCTAGGGTCAGTGTCGGCGCGCTGGGCGTGATCACCGCCGCGACGCTGCAGTTGGTGCCGTCGTTCGTGCTCGAAGGCGTCGAGCGGCCGGTCCCCGTGGACGACATTCTCGCCGACCTGGACTCCTACATCGACAGCAACCAGCACTTCGAGTTCTACATGTTCGCGCACAGCCCGCTCGCTATGACCAAGCGCAACAACCCCGTCCAGCTCCTGGAGCAGCCGCGCGGCAAGGCCGTCGACTGGTTCGCCGACATCCTGATGTCCAACTACACCTTCGACGCGCTGTGCAAACTCGGCCGCTGGCAGCCGCGGCTGGTGCCCTGGATCCACCGCGGCGCCGCCTACGCGGGCAGCTACCGCCGTCAGGTCGACCGCTCCTACCGAGTCTTCGCCTCCCCGCGCCTGCTGCGCTTCACCGAGATGGAATACGCCATCCCGCGCGAGCACTCCGCCGCGGCGATCCGCGAGATCAAGGAGCTGTCCACCAGATTCGATACGCCGATGCCGATCGAGGTCCGCTGGGTCGCCCCCGACGACGCCTTCCTATCCCCCGCCACCGGCCGCGACACCTGCTACATCGCCGTGCACCAGTACCGGGGCATGGCCTACGAGCCGTACTTCCGCGCCTGCGAGGCGGTGTTCGACAAGTACGACGGCCGCCCGCACTGGGGCAAGCGCCACTTCCAGACCGCGGACACGCTGCGCCGGCGCTACCCGGACTGGGACCGCTTCGCCGAAGTCCGCCGCCGCTTCGACCCCAAGGGCCGTTTCAGCAACGCCTATCTAAACCGCGTGCTCGGACCGGTCGACTAA
- a CDS encoding SIR2 family NAD-dependent protein deacylase: MTSEWRRRDGRIGVLTGAGISTDSGIPDFRGPRGVWTKDPIAELLSTYDNYLADPELRQRAWLARRDNPAWRARPNAAHTALAALARAGRAVTIITQNIDRLHQRAGFAADRVIEIHGNMFEVVCVECDYQTTMAATLDRVAAGEADPPCPDCGGVLKSATIMFGQQMDRRTMMKAALTAETSDIFLAIGSSLQVEPAASMCAIAVQSGADLVIVNAEPTPYDSMATEIIREPIGTAVPRLVAEILEAGA, translated from the coding sequence ATGACGAGCGAGTGGCGCCGCCGGGACGGCCGCATCGGGGTGCTCACCGGGGCGGGCATCTCCACCGACTCCGGCATCCCCGACTTCCGCGGGCCGCGTGGTGTGTGGACGAAAGACCCGATCGCCGAACTGCTCTCGACCTACGACAACTACCTGGCCGATCCGGAACTGCGGCAACGAGCGTGGCTGGCCCGGCGCGACAACCCGGCATGGCGGGCGCGACCGAACGCCGCGCATACCGCGCTGGCCGCGCTGGCCCGCGCCGGGCGTGCGGTCACGATCATCACCCAGAACATCGACCGACTGCACCAACGCGCCGGTTTCGCGGCGGACCGGGTGATCGAGATCCACGGCAACATGTTCGAGGTGGTCTGCGTCGAATGCGACTATCAGACAACGATGGCCGCGACCCTGGACCGCGTCGCGGCGGGCGAGGCGGATCCACCGTGCCCGGACTGCGGCGGCGTACTGAAATCGGCCACCATCATGTTCGGCCAGCAGATGGACCGCCGCACCATGATGAAGGCCGCGCTCACCGCGGAAACCAGCGACATCTTCCTGGCGATCGGCAGCTCGCTGCAGGTCGAACCGGCGGCGTCGATGTGCGCCATCGCCGTGCAGAGCGGCGCGGACCTGGTCATCGTCAATGCCGAACCCACGCCGTACGACTCGATGGCCACCGAGATCATCCGCGAACCCATCGGCACCGCCGTGCCCCGCCTGGTCGCCGAGATCCTCGAGGCCGGGGCGTAG
- a CDS encoding oxygenase MpaB family protein, translating to MTASAALESTSARTLPPRRPFEPGTRLWDETGLITFSLTAGSAFLLQTMEPSISAVVDEHSTFRTDPMGRAVRSIASVMMWIYGGEEALAEADRLRTMHASLNTTDAHGVRHKALAAGPWAWVLHTGTFAFAENAKYFARNPLSPAEKEAVYQEMVQLMRNFSVAPKQIPADYAEFETFFNDMVSNHLQATDTARDYLRVIRSVAPPKQLPRALAPLWRRAAAPVGRLQYFVTVGTTPEVARKKLGLTWTESDERKLRALGWVIARAVPLLPERVRYFPIAFEARRLERDRQRLRKMIDFRPI from the coding sequence ATGACCGCATCGGCCGCACTCGAATCCACCAGCGCGCGAACCCTTCCGCCGCGCCGGCCGTTCGAGCCGGGCACGCGTCTGTGGGACGAGACCGGCTTGATCACCTTCTCGCTGACCGCCGGTTCGGCCTTCCTGCTGCAGACCATGGAGCCGAGCATCTCCGCGGTGGTCGACGAGCACTCCACCTTCCGCACCGATCCGATGGGCCGCGCCGTGCGCAGCATCGCCTCGGTGATGATGTGGATCTACGGCGGCGAGGAGGCGCTGGCCGAGGCCGACCGGCTACGCACCATGCACGCCTCGCTCAACACCACCGACGCGCACGGCGTCCGACACAAGGCGCTGGCCGCCGGGCCGTGGGCCTGGGTGCTGCACACCGGAACGTTCGCCTTCGCCGAGAACGCGAAGTACTTTGCCCGCAACCCGCTCTCCCCGGCCGAGAAGGAGGCGGTCTACCAGGAGATGGTGCAGTTGATGCGCAACTTCTCGGTGGCGCCCAAGCAGATTCCGGCCGACTATGCCGAGTTCGAAACGTTCTTCAACGACATGGTGTCCAACCACTTGCAGGCCACCGATACCGCTCGCGACTATCTGCGCGTGATCCGGTCCGTCGCGCCGCCGAAGCAGTTGCCGCGTGCGCTCGCCCCGCTCTGGCGGCGTGCGGCCGCCCCGGTCGGGCGGTTGCAGTACTTCGTGACCGTTGGCACGACCCCCGAGGTGGCCCGGAAGAAGCTGGGTCTGACCTGGACCGAGTCCGACGAGCGCAAGCTGCGGGCGCTCGGTTGGGTGATCGCGCGCGCCGTTCCGCTGCTCCCGGAGCGCGTGCGGTACTTCCCTATCGCCTTTGAAGCCCGTCGTCTGGAACGTGATCGGCAGCGGCTCCGCAAGATGATCGACTTCCGTCCGATCTGA
- a CDS encoding arsenate reductase ArsC, with product MPHKPSVLFICVHNAGRSQMAAGFLSALAGDRIEVRTAGSAPTAALNPIAVAAMAEVGIDISGHTPKPLTMDAVGISDVVVTMGCGDACPFFPGISYRDWVLPDPSEQTIDMVRPTRDRIQILVENLIAELVPALAR from the coding sequence ATGCCGCACAAGCCCAGCGTGCTGTTCATCTGCGTGCACAACGCGGGTAGATCGCAGATGGCCGCCGGGTTTCTCAGCGCGCTCGCCGGCGATCGCATCGAGGTCCGGACGGCGGGCAGTGCGCCCACCGCCGCGCTCAACCCGATAGCCGTGGCCGCCATGGCGGAGGTCGGCATCGACATCTCCGGCCACACGCCCAAGCCGCTGACGATGGACGCGGTCGGCATCTCCGACGTGGTGGTGACCATGGGTTGCGGCGACGCCTGCCCGTTCTTCCCTGGCATCAGCTACCGCGACTGGGTGTTACCCGACCCGTCCGAGCAGACCATCGACATGGTCCGGCCGACCCGCGACCGCATCCAGATCCTGGTCGAGAACCTCATCGCCGAACTGGTCCCCGCCCTGGCCCGCTGA
- a CDS encoding VOC family protein, which translates to MTPQLDVIGIVVTDMSASVAFYRRLGLDFPEGSEQQPHAEAALPNGLRVALDTEATIKSFHTEWEPPTSAGRVGLAFRCTDPAEVDSVHTSLVEAGYDSEMKPWDAFWGQRYAVILDPDGNGIDLYAPLPTVD; encoded by the coding sequence ATGACTCCACAACTCGACGTCATCGGAATCGTTGTCACCGATATGAGCGCCTCAGTCGCCTTCTACCGCCGCCTCGGCCTCGACTTCCCCGAGGGCTCGGAGCAACAGCCGCACGCCGAAGCGGCCCTGCCCAACGGCCTACGGGTAGCGCTCGACACCGAGGCCACCATCAAGTCCTTCCACACCGAATGGGAACCCCCGACCAGCGCTGGACGCGTCGGACTCGCTTTCCGCTGCACCGACCCCGCCGAGGTCGACTCGGTCCACACCAGCCTCGTCGAGGCCGGATACGACAGTGAGATGAAACCGTGGGACGCCTTCTGGGGCCAGCGCTACGCCGTCATCCTGGACCCGGACGGCAACGGAATCGACCTCTACGCTCCCCTCCCGACCGTCGACTGA